One window from the genome of Glycine soja cultivar W05 chromosome 12, ASM419377v2, whole genome shotgun sequence encodes:
- the LOC114379742 gene encoding patellin-3, which translates to MAQNDSNPTPPPEPLVAAEPITEDLVQDKEEEDDSSKIVIPVPESESLSLKEDSNRVSDSEKNAIDELKKLLKEELEDEEVSIWGVPLFKDDRTDVILLKFLRARELKVKDALVMFQNTLRWRKDFNIDALLDEDLGDHLEKVVFMHGHGREGHPVCYNVYGEFQNKDLYHKAFSSQDNRNKFLRWRIQLLERSIRHLDFTPSSGINTIFQVNDLKNSPGPAKRELRLATKQALQLLQDNYPEFVAKQVFINVPWWYLAFYTMINPFLTQRTKSKFVFAGPSKSPDTLFKYISPEQVPVQYGGLSVDFCDCNPDFTMSYPVTEIPIKPTTKQTVEIAIYEKCIIVWELRVVGWEVSYNAEFKPDVEDAYTVIIQKATKMSPTDEPVVTNSFKVVELGKLLLTIDNPTLKKKRLLYRFKIKPYSD; encoded by the exons ATGGCCCAAAATGATTCCAACCCTACTCCGCCTCCGGAACCCCTTGTAGCGGCGGAACCCATTACTGAGGATTTGGTCCAAGACAAAGAAGAAGAGGATGATAGTAGTAAGATTGTTATTCCAGTCCCAGAGAGCGAGTCCTTGTCATTGAAGGAGGATAGCAATAGGGTTTCTGATTCCGAGAAAAATGCCATTGATGAGCTGAAGAAGCTCCTGAAAGAGGAATTAGAGGACGAGGAGGTTTCCATCTGGGGCGTCCCTCTCTTTAAGGATGACAGGACTGACGTCATTCTCCTCAAGTTTCTCAGAGCTCGTGAGCTCAAAGTGAAGGACGCCCTTGTCATGTTTCAAAACACTCTCCGATGGAGGAAGGACTTCAACATCGACGCCCTTCTGGATGAAGATCTGGGCGACCACTTGGAGAAGGTTGTCTTCATGCACGGACACGGCAGAGAGGGCCATCCCGTCTGTTACAACGTCTACGGCGAGTTCCAGAACAAGGACCTCTACCACAAGGCCTTCTCCTCTCAGGATAATCGAAACAAGTTTCTCCGATGGCGTATTCAGTTGTTGGAGCGCAGTATTCGGCACCTCGACTTCACTCCTTCCTCCGGCATCAACACCATTTTCCAAGTCAATGACCTCAAAAACTCCCCTGGCCCTGCTAAACGTGAGCTTCGCCTTGCCACCAAACAAGCTTTGCAGTTGCTTCAGGACAACTATCCCGAATTTGTTGCCAAACAG GTTTTTATCAACGTCCCATGGTGGTATCTTGCTTTCTATACCATGATCAATCCCTTCTTGACTCAGAGGACCAAAAGCAAATTTGTCTTTGCTGGACCATCCAAGTCCCCCGATACTCTTTTCAA GTATATTTCTCCTGAGCAAGTGCCCGTTCAGTATGGTGGCCTCAGTGTAGATTTCTGTGACTGCAACCCCGATTTCACTATGTCTTATCCTGTCACCGAAATTCCTATAAAGCCAACCACTAAGCAAACTGTGGAAATTGCTATTTATGAG AAGTGCATTATTGTTTGGGAGCTGCGCGTGGTGGGCTGGGAGGTTAGCTACAATGCTGAATTCAAGCCTGATGTTGAAGATGCATATACGGTTATCATACAGAAGGCCACAAAGATGTCCCCTACCGATGAACCAGTTGTTACCAATAGCTTTAAAGTTGTTGAACTGGGAAAATTGTTGCTCACCATAGACAATCCTACCTTGAAAAAAAAGAGGCTTCTTTACAGGTTCAAGATCAAACCCTACTCTGATTGA
- the LOC114379127 gene encoding patellin-3-like yields MAEEPQKPASAEEVVGVPAENPPSEAEAENIEAEKAQSGVEDKISQSVSFKEETNVVGDLPEAQKKALDELKKLVQEALNNHELTAPKPEPEKKKPAAEKKEEVEVTEGKKEAEVIEEKKEVEVTEEKKEIEVTEEKKEAEVIEEKKEVEVTEEKKEIEVTEEKKEAEVKEEKKEGEVTEEKKEVEVTEEKKEAEVIVEEKKEVEVTEEKKEVEVTEGKKEVEVIEEKKETEVTEEKKEVEVEVREEKKESEVKEEEKGREVVPEEVEIWGIPLLGDERSDVILLKFLRARDFKVKEALNMIRNTVRWRKEFGIEGLVEEDLGSDWEKVVFKDGYDKEGHPVYYNVFGEFEDKELYSKTFLDEEKRNKFIRWRIQSLEKSVRSLDFSPNGISTIVQVNDLKNSPGLGKRELRQATNQALQLLQDNYPEFVAKQIFINVPWWYLAFSRMISPFFTQRTKSKFVFAGPSKSADTLFRYIAPELVPVQYGGLSREAEQEFTSAYPVTEFTIKPATKHSVEFPVSEKSHLVWEIRVVGWDVSYGAEFVPSAEDGYTVIVHKSRKIAPADETVLTNGFKIGEPGKIVLTIDNQTSKKKKLLYRSKTKPIAE; encoded by the exons ATGGCCGAGGAACCCCAAAAACCAGCCTCCGCTGAAGAAGTGGTCGGTGTTCCTGCGGAGAACCCACCATCTGAAGCCGAAGCTGAAAACATCGAAGCAGAGAAGGCCCAGAGTGGTGTAGAAGACAAGATTTCCCAGTCGGTTTCGTTCAAGGAGGAGACCAACGTGGTTGGCGACCTCCCCGAGGCGCAGAAGAAAGCCCTTGATGAGCTCAAGAAGCTTGTTCAAGAAGCGCTCAACAACCATGAGCTAACTGCTCCCAAGCCAGAACCGGAGAAGAAGAAACCAGCAGCAGAGAAGAAGGAGGAAGTTGAAGTGACAGAAGGGAAGAAGGAAGCTGAAGTCATAGAAGAGAAGAAGGAAGTGGAAGTgacggaagagaagaaggaaatTGAAGTAACAGAAGAGAAGAAGGAAGCTGAAGTCATAGAAGAGAAGAAGGAAGTGGAAGTgacggaagagaagaaggaaattgaagtaacagaagagaagaaggaagcagaagtgaaagaagagaagaaggaaggggaagtgacggaagagaagaaggaagtTGAAGTgacggaagagaagaaggaagcGGAAGTGATAGTAGAAGAGAAGAAGGAAGTTGAAGTgacggaagagaagaaggaagtGGAAGTGACcgaaggaaagaaagaagtggaagTGATCGAAGAGAAGAAGGAAACAGAAGtgacagaagaaaagaaagaagtggaagTAGAAGTGagggaagagaagaaggaaagtgaagtgaaagaagaagaaaaaggtcgGGAGGTTGTTCCAGAGGAAGTTGAGATATGGGGAATTCCCCTGCTGGGGGACGAGAGGAGCGATGTGATTCTGCTAAAGTTTCTTAGGGCAAGGGATTTCAAGGTGAAGGAGGCCTTGAACATGATAAGAAACACGGTGCGATGGAGAAAGGAATTTGGAATAGAGGGTCTAGTGGAGGAAGATCTTGGAAGTGATTGGGAGAAGGTGGTGTTCAAGGATGGATACGACAAAGAAGGGCACCCGGTGTACTACAACGTCTTTGGGGAGTTTGAGGACAAGGAGTTGTACAGCAAGACGTTTTTGGACGAGGAAAAGAGGAACAAGTTCATAAGGTGGAGGATTCAGTCGTTGGAGAAGAGCGTTAGAAGCCTTGACTTCTCTCCGAATGGGATATCGACAATAGTTCAGGTGAACGACCTTAAGAACTCTCCCGGACTGGGCAAGAGGGAACTGAGGCAGGCCACCAATCAGGCCCTTCAACTGCTTCAGGACAACTACCCTGAGTTCGTTGCCAAGCAGATATTCATCAATGTCCCCTGGTGGTACCTTGCCTTTTCTAGGATGATCAGTCCCTTCTTCACACAGAGGACCAAGAGTAAATTTGTTTTTGCTGGCCCTTCCAAATCTGCTGATACCCTTTTCAG ATATATAGCTCCGGAGCTGGTCCCGGTTCAATACGGTGGTCTTAGCAGAGAGGCTGAACAGGAATTCACCTCTGCTTACCCTGTTACGGAGTTTACTATTAAACCCGCTACCAAACATTCTGTTGAGTTCCCTGTTTCTGAG AAAAGCCATCTTGTTTGGGAAATCCGAGTGGTGGGTTGGGATGTCAGCTATGGAGCTGAATTTGTGCCCAGCGCTGAGGATGGATACACTGTCATAGTACACAAGAGCAGGAAAATTGCTCCCGCCGATGAGACCGTTCTTACCAACGGTTTCAAAATTGGTGAACCTGGCAAGATTGTACTCACCATAGACAACCAAACATCCAAGAAGAAGAAACTCCTCTACAGGTCCAAGACCAAACCCATTGCAGAGTAA